From a single Ornithorhynchus anatinus isolate Pmale09 chromosome 15, mOrnAna1.pri.v4, whole genome shotgun sequence genomic region:
- the LIPT1 gene encoding lipoyltransferase 1, mitochondrial: protein MAGPASLRGLLRAPAPGGLVLRSVSDDVYRNLALEDWVHEHADLEGRPVLLLWRNSPSVVVGRHQNAWRECDLRLLRERGVRLARRKSGGGAVFHDLGNVNLTFFTTRREHDRRAHLGLVAGALRALQPRLAVTATERGDLLLADGRKVSGAAARLGRTAAYHHCTLLCAADRALLAAVLAGRTEGLACRATRSVPAPVGNLREADPALTWERVAGAVAAAFAAARRAPGDVVPVDPADEAAFPGIGRGARELGAWDWVYGRSPPFRLRADVPVPPGGPGAPRVGVDVAVRAGRVEACRLRPPPAWLPAELCDELAAGLAGRRFRPGEAARVAAPGLARHDGEVGRRWSLLCRSLDALM from the coding sequence ATGGCGGGCCCGGCGTCCCTGCGGGGCCTcctccgggcccccgccccgggcggccTGGTCCTCCGGTCGGTGTCGGACGACGTCTACCGCAACCTGGCCCTGGAGGACTGGGTCCACGAGCACGCCGACCTGGAGGGCCGCCCGGTGCTGCTCCTGTGGAGGAACTCGCCCAGCGTGGTCGTGGGCCGGCACCAGAACGCCTGGCGGGAGTGCGACCTGCGGCTGCTGAGGGAGCGGGGCGTGCGGCTGGCGCGGAGGAAGAGCGGCGGCGGGGCCGTCTTCCACGACCTGGGCAACGTCAACCTGACCTTCTTCACCACCCGACGGGAGCACGACCGCCGGGCCCACCTGGGGCTGGTGGCGGGGGCCCTGCGGGCCCTGCAGCCCCGCCTGGCCGTGACGGCGACGGAGCGGGGCGACCTCCTGCTCGCCGACGGCCGCAAGGTGTCCGGGGCGGCGGCCCGGCTGGGCCGCACGGCCGCCTATCACCACTGCACCCTGCTGTGCGCCGCCGACCGGGCGCTGCTGGCCGCCGTCCTGGCGGGCCGCACGGAGGGCCTGGCCTGCCGCGCCACGCGCAGCGTCCCCGCCCCCGTGGGGAACCTGCGGGAGGCCGACCCGGCCCTGACGTGGGAGCGGGTGGCGGGGGCCGTGGCGGCCGCCTtcgccgccgcccgccgggccccgggggacgtGGTGCCGGTGGACCCGGCCGACGAGGCGGCCTTCCCCGGGATCGGGCGCGGCGCCCGCGAGCTGGGCGCCTGGGACTGGGTCTACGGCCGCAGCCCCCCCTTCCGCCTGCGCGCCGACGTCCCGGTcccgcccgggggcccgggggccccgcgGGTCGGGGTGGACGTGGCCGTGCGGGCCGGGCGCGTCGAGGCCTGCCGCCTGCGCCCGCCGCCGGCCTGGCTGCCCGCCGAGCTGTGCGACGAGCTGGCCGCCGGCCTGGCCGGCCGCCGCTTCCGCCCCGGCGAGGCGGCGCGCGTCGcggcccccggcctcgcccgccacgacggggaggtggggaggaggtggagcctGCTCTGCCGCTCCCTGGACGCCCTCATGTGA
- the MITD1 gene encoding MIT domain-containing protein 1: protein MAEAESGIGEAAAAMLRRAVELDGESRFREALLCYQEGIGLLLRLLKGTPDEARRDHYRRKVSDYMERAEGIKKLLAQEREGGRYHRRIRIEDDATGFGYESLFRRYLGEAVTEVWVEDPYVRHVHQLYNFLRFCEMLVKRAARVKRIHLLTARDEDGGRDRQAGGLEEIRRSLGKRGVVLEIEYSPSIHDREIRFNSGWMIKIGRGLDYFKKPQGRFSLGFCDFDLRPCHETTVDIFHTEHTKETERRL from the exons ATGGCGGAGGCGGAGAGCGGGatcggggaggcggcggcggcgatgcTGAGGCGGGCGGTGGAGCTGGACGGCGAGTCGCGCTTCCGGGAGGCTCTGCTCTGCTACCAGGAGGGCATCGGCCTCCTCCTGCGCCTGCTCAAAG GCACGCCGGACGAGGCCAGGAGGGACCATTACCGGCGGAAGGTCTCCGACTACATGGAGAGAGCGGAGGGGATCAAGAAGCTCCTGGCCCAAGAGAGGGAAG GCGGGAGGTACCACCGGCGGATCAGGATCGAGGACGACGCCACGGGCTTCGGCTACGAGTCGCTGTTCCGCCGCTACCTCGGCGAGGCGGTGACGGAGGTGTGGGTCGAGGACCCCTACGTCCGCCACGTCCACCAG ctctacaACTTCCTGCGCTTCTGCGAGATGCTCGTCAAGAGGGCGGCGCGGGTGAAGCGCATCCACCTCCTCACGGCCAGGGACGAG GACGGCGGGCGCGACCGGCAGGCCGGGGGCCTGGAGGAGATCAGGCGGTCGCTGGGGAAGCGCGGGGTGGTGCTGGAGATCGAGTACTCGCCCTCCATTCACGACCGAGAAATCAG ATTCAACAGCGGCTGGATGATAAAGATCGGAAGGGGCCTCGATTATTTCAAGAAGCCACAG GGCCGTTTCTCCCTCGGATTCTGCGACTTCGACCTGCGGCCGTGCCACGAAACGACAGTGGACATCTTTCACACCGAGCACACGAAGGAGACGGAGCGGCGACTCTGA